TCGGCCGCCGCAGCGGCGGTGACCTGGGCATTTATCGAACTCACCCATCTCATCAAGAAGCAGGGGGAGGCGCACTTCTCGCGTCTGCCGGTGCGGATGCTGCTCGGCGGCATTGCCGTTGTGGGGATGTGGCAGCTCGTCGGGACGAGCGACTACCTGGGCCTTGGCGTGCCGACGATCGTGCGTGCCTTCGAGGACCCCGCGCTTCCAGCCTATGCCTTTGCGCTCAAGCTGGTCTTCACCGCCGTGACACTGGGCGTGGGATTTCTGGGTGGTGAGGTCACGCCGCTGTTCTTCATCGGTGCGACACTGGGAAGCGTGCTGGCGCGTGGGCTCGGTATCCCTATTGAGCTGGGCGCCGGCGTGGGAATGGCGGCGATCTTCGCTGCCGCCTCGAATACGCCGCTCGCGCTCTCGATCATGGCGCTTGAACTTCTGGGCGCGGAGATCTTCCCCCACGTGGTGATCGTGTGCGTGCTGACCTACATCCTCTCGGGTCATCGCAGCATCTACCCCTCGCAGCGCGTGCTCAGCGGTAAGGGCGGCCGCGGCCTTCCCGCGCAGATGAGCCTGCGGGACATGGCCGCGGGCAAGAACGAATCAACGAAAAAGTAGTCAGGCGTCGTCGCGGCGGCGTCCCAGGGCGGTGATGAGCCGCGCCATGTAGTCCTCGGCGCGGGCCATTTCCTCGGGGGTGCTGTCGGGCGAGAGCTCGAAGTCCAGCGCGACGGCGAGGATGGCGGTCATCTGCGTGCGCACAAGAAGCGGGTCGACCTCCCGCCCGGTGGCCTCGGCGTAGACGGGCAGGAGCTTCTCGACGGTGCGTTGGCGGAATTCCTCCAGGCGCGGCGCCAGGGGGGAACCCGGACGCTGGGCCTCCACAATGAGCACACGGAAGAGAAAGCCCGCGATGGAAAAAGCGCCGGTTACCGTACGCAACACGCGCTTGAGGCGCTTCTCGGGCGGGCCGCCCGCAGCGATGGTGTCGGTGATCAGCCGCTCCCACACGCTCATCATCAGATCGAAGAGCGCGACGAGCACATCTTCCTTGCTGCCGAAGAACTGGTAGTAGGTAAAGCGCGAGACGCCGGCGGATTCGAGAATGTCGCTCACATCGACCGCATCGACGCCGCGCAGGCCCAGCACGTCGGCGGCCCCGCGCATGATTTTTCCGTAGCTCTTGTTGGCACCGTTGCGCGCAGCGACGTCGACGACCATGTCGAGCGCTTCGGCGCGGGTGAGGCCGAAACGCCCGGAGGGGGCGGGGCCTTTCGAAGAGGGCTGCAGGAGCTTGCGCGCCTCGGGACCGAGTGCGGTCACGCGCAGGGCCAGCGAAGTGGCCTGATCTTTCATCTCTTCGAGGGCGGCGCTGCCTTCATCGCGGCGCACCGGGCCCTCGGGATTACTCCGCCTTCCGGCACGCGCCGGGCGCGCGGGCGCAATGCCGCCGGGTGATGTTCGCCTGCTGGTTCTGGCCGCCACGTTCAGATTGCTCCTGGATATGCTTATACACGAGATGTTGCCGAATGGCCATTTTCATACTCAATGTCTGATTTTCTGCATGCGGCAAGTGCCCATAAAAATCCAGTAATATTCAGTAGTTATACTGATATGTGCCGATTGCCTGGTAAAGTAGGTCTCTTTTATGCTTGCAATCATACATTGTGTTTGATAGTGATCGGAGCAATCCAAGAAGCGAAGGGATCCGGGCATGAAACACACGACCGCGCACACCGCGCGCTTTCTCAAGGGACTACTGATCGCACTTCTCGCAGTGCAAACGCTGAGCTTTTCGGCCTTCACAGTTGAGGCGCTTGCCTGGGGAACCCCGCCGCCTCCGCCGCCGCCGGCCTACCTTGACGACGGCAACGAACCACCGGCCAATCCGTACCTGGCCGACTCACCCTGGCCCATGACTCACCGCGGGCCCTACAACCAGGCCAGCTCGCCCTGGGCGGGGCTCGACGAGAACGACTCCATCGATGTGGACTACATCTTCGGCACGCCCGGTGCGATCACATTGGCTTATGGCAATGCCAACGGCGCCGGTGACCGCTCCTTCTGGGCCAACACCCCCTTCTATGCGGCTAAGGTCGATCCGCGTGGGGAGGAACTCGCCTACATCGACCAGAGTTCGTCGGACCTGAGTCTCGATGCGCTCTCCGGCGCCTACACGGTGCTCGACAAGAATGGCGTGTTCTATGCGCCCCAGGGGACAAAGCTCCGTGCATTCACCGATGCGACTTCGGGCAAGCCCTTCTCCGGGATTGTGAAGATCGCCGAGTTCCAGCTCCCGGCCTCGGCGCTAGCCTCTTCGTCGGACTCGCTGGTGGGTTTGAACATGACCTGGGACGGCAAGCTGGCTTTCGCCACCGCGGAAGGAATTGTCGGTATCATCAACCGCAACTTTACCGGCCTCCAGACGATCGCTCTGGGGGAAGGTGAGGAAGTCTCCAACTCCATCGCCGTGGATGAGGACGGCGGCATCTACGTTGTCACCAGCAAGCACATGCACCGCGTCCAGTGGGACGGCTCCAGCCTGAGCATCGCCTGGACCGCCGACTACGAAGTCGGACCCGAAGAGCAGGTGGGCGGGCGTCTGGGCGCCGGCTCGGGCGCGACGCCCTCGCTCATGGGCACGGGAAACCAGGACAAGTTCGTGGTGATTACCGACGGCGAGGCGCTCATGAACCTCGTCCTCTTCTGGCGTGACGAGATTCCCGCCGACTGGCAGCCCATCGCCCCGGGCAAGGACCGCCGCATCGCCGCCGAGGTGCCGGTCACATTCGGTGACCCCAGCGCCACGACGTCGGTTTCCGAGCAGTCGGTACTGGTGCGTGGCTACGGCGCGATGGTCGTCAACAACGACTACGGCTTCGATCTGCCCAAGTGGCTTCCTGACCTGTTCAACCAGCTTCTGGTAGCGCTGACCAACCTGCCCGAATACGCGCCCTATGGCGCGGAGAAATTCGTGTGGAACCCGGCAACCCGCAAGCTGAACAGCGCGTGGGCCAATCCCTCGGTGAGCTGCCCCAACGGCATCCCCACCATGAGCACGGCCACGAACCTTGCCTACTGCATCGGCCAGCGCTCCACGAAGTGGACCCTCGAGGGCATCGACTGGGACACCGGTGCCAGCGTCTTTCACAAGAACCTGGGCTACCTGCCGCGCTACAACAGTGCCTATGCCGCCACCGAGATCGGCCCGAACCGGGAGATCGTCAGCGGCACCTTCACCGGGATCATCCGGCTCCAGCCCGAATAAGTCTCGCGTCTCTCAGGAACGAAAAAGGGCCGCCCGGTTGGGCGGCCCTTTTGTTGTGTGTTTTCAGC
The Chrysiogenia bacterium genome window above contains:
- a CDS encoding TetR/AcrR family transcriptional regulator; this encodes MAARTSRRTSPGGIAPARPARAGRRSNPEGPVRRDEGSAALEEMKDQATSLALRVTALGPEARKLLQPSSKGPAPSGRFGLTRAEALDMVVDVAARNGANKSYGKIMRGAADVLGLRGVDAVDVSDILESAGVSRFTYYQFFGSKEDVLVALFDLMMSVWERLITDTIAAGGPPEKRLKRVLRTVTGAFSIAGFLFRVLIVEAQRPGSPLAPRLEEFRQRTVEKLLPVYAEATGREVDPLLVRTQMTAILAVALDFELSPDSTPEEMARAEDYMARLITALGRRRDDA